A genomic segment from Alphaproteobacteria bacterium encodes:
- a CDS encoding ClpXP protease specificity-enhancing factor SspB: protein MHDDDEDYIDFPGLIDQAMRDVVRKALEAVSTSGLPGEHHFFISFRTDFPGVKISEALKEKHPHEMTIVLQHQFWDLKIDEEKFAITLSFNNVPEKLVVPFQSMSAFADPSVKFGLQFHTFIDDELMEELLDGEEDLLERLEEEDFAPPPSKSKSKKKSDEEQTTGEVVTLDAFRKKQKKKTTSDKSKK, encoded by the coding sequence TCGACCAAGCCATGCGCGATGTGGTGCGCAAAGCTTTGGAAGCTGTTTCTACTTCTGGATTGCCCGGAGAACATCATTTTTTCATCTCATTCCGTACCGATTTTCCAGGTGTGAAAATTTCCGAGGCGCTGAAAGAAAAGCATCCCCATGAAATGACCATCGTGCTTCAGCATCAATTTTGGGATTTAAAAATTGATGAAGAAAAATTTGCTATTACCCTGAGCTTTAATAATGTGCCGGAGAAATTGGTCGTTCCTTTCCAGTCCATGAGCGCCTTTGCCGACCCCAGTGTGAAATTTGGTTTGCAATTCCATACCTTTATCGATGATGAGCTGATGGAAGAACTGCTTGACGGCGAAGAAGATTTGCTGGAACGCCTCGAAGAAGAAGATTTCGCTCCGCCACCAAGCAAGTCAAAAAGCAAAAAGAAAAGCGATGAAGAACAAACCACCGGTGAAGTAGTTACCCTTGACGCATTTCGCAAAAAGCAAAAAAAGAAAACCACCTCCGATAAATCTAAGAAATAG